gacaacagaggagggcccacctggggaacccatggcaaagccaaACACCCCCTCTGctaccgagaccccctcgaccaagcccgaggtcatggaagtcaacgccgagcctccgcagaatgatcaggacgcggattggcgagtcccgttcctcgattggcttgaccggggggagcttcccgacgaccgaactgaagcacgacggcttgcgcgccaagccaagacctacgccctctacaatggcgaattatacaggcgaagtccctcaggcgtccttcaacgatgcatcagttccgaggcgggccaagccctgctttgggacttacacgcaggcgcctgcgggcaccatgcgacgcctcggacgctcgtagggaacgctttccgccaagggttctactggccgacggcggtcgccgacgctaccaagctaatacgctcctgcgaaggatgccagtactacgctcggcagacacatctcccggccctggccttgcaaaccatccgcatcacatggccgttcgccgtgtgggggctcgacatggtcgggcctctgcaaaaggcccccgggggctacacccatctactggtatcaatcgacaagttctccaaatggatcgaggcccgtccgatcaatcgaatcaaatccgagcaggcagtgttgttcttcactgacattatccaccggttcggggtccccaacaccatcatcaccgacaacgggacgcagttcaccggcaaaaagttcctgacgttttgcgacgaccaccacatccgtgtggcctggtcggccgtaggacacccaaggaccaacggccaagtagagcgtgccaacggcatgatcctacaaggcctcaagccaagaatccacaaccggttgaaaaagtatggcaagaaatggctcgccgagctcccatcggtcatctggagcctgaggaacactccaagccgagccacggggttcacgcctttcttcctagtctatggggccgaggccatcctccccaccgacctagaatatggttccccgaggctgcaagcctataacgaacaaaacaaccgcacaacccgagaggacgccctcgatcagctggaggaagcccgagacgtcgcgctactacactcggccaagtatcagcggagcctgcggcgctatcaggcccgacgcgtccgaggccgagacctgaaggtaggcgatctggtgctgaggctagcacagagcaacaagggtcgccacaagctgaccccgccatgggaaggaccgtacatcattgcccaagtcctgaagcccgggacctacaagctggccaacgaaaagggcgaaatcttcaccaacgcttggaacatagaacagctacgtcgcttttatccctaaatttccaagcattgtatatatcgtttctcgaaatgcaattaaaaagcgctctttagttggtctttacttttcgagaaaccccccgagcccacagtaggtctcggcagtacaataaacacaatatgggagactcggctctgccttggcagaaccaagcctccctcgagggctagatgggggacttcccctaggtcccacgcaccatttcttttagttgcttttcgaaaaaattcctacgccaagtccctagcaggctctgacgaatcatttgtgaGGCCGgctgagtcgcgagacggcctacgcccccgggccacggcactccctcactacctctcgctcaaaggacggcttaggccccaaaggggtgttcCGCAAACGAAAtcggatcaggagcaacagagggtaaaggctcggaaacatgagaaaaacaactaagaaacacagatacgtcagaaataaaagcctcgacggccacaaacgttgtgatacaaaaataacccctattctatctttacatagcccccggggcccagattaaggctcagGGCCCCCAGCACCGGCAgagggtaggggaggaaccacttcatcttcaaagagcgtcgccagcgccgtgccagggccttccgccgcctccagcagcttcgcgaccgccgcgtgggtctcctcgtcatcatcaggtagaacgtagccatcactgatggccgggaggtcgacgccaaggtagtgagaggagatgacggccatcgcccgcttgacacccgtgtgcagcgcccctcggagccgctcgcgcatctggctgcttagcgcaatcaagcggctccccagggagctgcccgactgaaccccctcgacttccagggcctcgcaggcggaaagggcagcacgctttagcgcctcgtgctccccgatctcggtctcgagcaccgtctgcaccgcgctggaagcctcggcggcccgaacgacctccgcctctgactctgcaccacggaaaatgaaataaggtcgagccagagaaaaaacaacctaagttagggacgggagctcacggagctcacccttggccttcagctcccagcgcCGGGCCTCGGTCTGGCAGGCCTCGGCTTTcgccttcaaccgctgggcctcgactcgagaggcctcggccaccctggaggcttcactccccagctctgtgtcatacgaggaagttaggaagcgaacataaggggaagaaaacaaaacaaggggactcgaactcaccctcgaccgtccccctcaaaaccacagcctcgatttgcgagacctcagccgcagcaagggcctcgttcagagcgcctttggtcagccggtgcgcactctcctctgcccccagctgcccggcgagggccttgctcgaggtcgtcgcttcttcagcccgggacctgaaggcatcccggtcgctgacagcgcgggtaagctcctcctccagctccttgatccgcgccgccaagggggcgagctgcgtctgggccgtggccgcctcgaccttcgcgtcggcacagcgaaggcggaggtcctccacctccgcactTCGGGccaacagaagctcgttagcatcggcaagaaggcccctctgcctctgaagctggtcccagattcccctctcccgccggaggaagaccgacttcccgagggaccgagtctcgagctcctgaggaggcagagcagaggtcgtcgattgcgacaaaaccaaggaaagaacaacgtcgcgcgagaaaggaaaacacgaacctgagcgactccgggcagttcgtcggccaccacggacagcgccgtccgtagcgaccgttccgccagctcgcggtactgctcgaaggtactccagcgcccgccctcgaccgtgtcctcgagggcgaacaaaggctccccctcagggtcgtcccggctccgccatagtacccgcgggtgatcccacccgtggggctcgggtcgtacccgcacaagggccgagcttccctcgtctaagagcggcgccggctgctccaccgcgtcggtctcctcggcgccaaccacctcccgtgcccgggaggtatcgtcggaggagatcggatagacctccgtctcccgggcactctcccgcaacaacggcgggccctaagccaagggcacggccgaggcctccgccgctgaCATCTCCGCCTCTTGCACAGACGgccttaaaaggtcctaatggctagagggggggtgaatagcctaataaaaatttctacaacaacacttaaccaaatggttagacaattatgaggcgaagcgagtgttgcactagcctacttaaaatgcaagccacctaccacaattctagtttagatagtgtctattcacacaatagcaaagacactatcctatgttagtgtgctctcaaagactaactaaagagccacaccaaccaagcaagcaagctctcacaactagctacactaaagagcttgtcaactagtttgcggtaaagtaaagagagtggttaggatagttataccgccgtgtagatgaagaaccaatcaatcacaaagatgaataacaatgaagaccaatcacctcggaatcaatgatgaagacaatgattttttaccgaggttcacttgcttgccggcaagctagtcctcgttgtggcgattcactcacttggaggttcacgcgctaattggcttcacacgccaaaccctcaatagggtgccgcacaaccaacacaagatgaggatcacacaagccacgagcaattcactaaagtaccttttggctctccaccggggacaaggtcaagaacccctcacaatcaccacgatcggagccggagacaatcacctcctccgctcaacgatcctcgctgctccaagccgtctaggcggcggcaaccaccaagagtaacaagcgaaatccgcagcgaaacacgatcactaagtgcctctagatgaaatcactcaagcaatgcacttggatcactcccaatctcactatgatgatgaatcaatgatgtagatgagtgggagtcctttggctaggctcacaaggttgctatgtcaatgaaaatgtgcaagagactacccttgagccggccatggggctataaatagagcccccatcaaatagagccgttataccccttcactgggcaaaacgcgctctgaccggacgctccggtcaaactgaccggacactgaccctcagcgtccggtcgcccgatggacgccatgtgtcatcaccttcaaacgctgttcgtcagattccaacggctatgaagctgaccggacgctccggtcaaaactgaccggacgctgaagccccagtgtccggtcgtttccagtaagctccccgagacatgttttttcgaccggacgcgtccggtccaccttgaccggacgcagccagcgtccggtgctcaaccctagcctactgtgccgtctgacagctcgaccggacgcagcctttcagcgtccggtcgctgagtgacccagcgtccggtcagtagaccgacgccagcatcatttcgaccaactccatttcaactctaacttcttcacccttgctcaaatgtgccaaccaccaagaattttgcatccggcgcaatagaaaatagacatttcatttttccaaaagcgccgaatccgagagagagggacccaaacccatctcaaccctacaaccaccttgtgcacatgtgttagcatattttcacaaatattatcaagggtgttagcactccactagatcctaaatgcatatgcaatatgttagagcatctagtggcactttgataaccgcattccgatacgagttttacccctcttaatagtacggctatcaaacctaaatgtggtcacactctctaagtgtcttgatcaccaaaacaaaatagctcctacaagttatacttttgccttgagctttttgtttttctctttcttctcttcaagtttaagcccttgatcatctccatgctatcaccattgtcatgttatgatcttcattagcttcttctacttgaagtgtgctacctatgtcatgatcacttgataaactaggttagcacttagggtttcatcaattcaccaaaaccaaactagagctttcaatctccccctttttggtaattgatgacaacccttatacaaagatatgaattgaaattcaattgaatccatgttgcttgcccaagcatatttactatgtgtaaaaggatatggacaagtttcatgaaccctaagtggtagcaattgctccccctacatatgtgctaagagtttggattgaagcttgcatatatgcttagataggtaatgtaggagtcaatgtctaccaaatgatgctaaggtataagagatggacctttgaagcgtgataccaatcggagtgcaccaatataccatccttagcaccatggttagcttaataccacttagaaacatttggaagtgaaatcactagatattctatacatgctagtttgcatttcatcattcaaatctacaactagcatacatcacacaagtatggatattataaatatggaacttatgccatacaagcaaacatatgaaatgcacgttcaaatgcatcatacaagttcatgagcttgctccccctacttgtgtgctcaaaattttagttgatccctttcctttgtttctctcccccttatcccctttatctttgtttctctccccctttgtcattaatgaccataaaggttctaaatagaattacttgtagggtcgagattatcaatgtcaatcaatggggtgagggtcattttctcaaatttggttcaattctagattattttccaaagatatttaactcggtttgatccaaggacaagcttcttcacacctccaaataagggttatcttgtaccatgttgagttaaacacttatagttcattttctagattaaacactaggtttacaagcccataaacatgtcatatgccatcactagatcaagtcaagcatagaagcaatagtgataccatattgatatcaaaattcatttgattttcatgaatgagcctaataagatagaaccataTGCAAGATCCtactaagattgaaaatatgactagatgcactaaacatgtccttagcaaggatgtatgtcatgccaatcaacttttaccttagattgctcgaaggagaggcatgtcatatgagtgggggtgcatcaacacatatttgagaaatccaatatgttcaactcatttcttagcttgcaaaaccttttctcatctaatggcttggtgaatatatcggcaagttgatcttcggtgcctacactttcaatgtaaatgtcccctttttgttggtgatctcttatgaaatgatggcggacatcaatgtgctttgttcttgcatgttgcaccggattgttggttagcttgattgcactctcattgtcacatagcaatggcactttattgaacttgattccaaaatcactcaaagtggccttcatcaaaagtatttgtgcacaacaactatcggcggatatgtattcggcttcggcggttgataatgcaacactattttgcttctttgatgaccatgaaacaagtgatcttcccaacaattgacatgtgcccgatgtgctcttcctttcaaccttgcatcccgcataatccgagtcggagtaaccaactagctcaaactttgctcctttgggataccacaaaccaacatttagtgtatgcttcaagtacctcaatatcctctttgtagccttcaaatgactttctcttcgtgaggcttgaaatcttacacacatgcatacactaaacatgacatccggccttgatgcggtcacatagagtaggcttccaatcatagaccgatacaacttttgatccaccatgtttccacttgcatcactatccaagttgccattggttcccattggtgtgctaatgactttgctatcaatcattccaaacttcttgatcatgtccttgatgtacttgccttgactcacaaatgtaccattcttcaattgcttgatttgaagaccaaggaagtaactcaactctccaatcatggacatttcaaactcattagccatcatctttccaaactcatcacaaaattcttgatttgttgatccaaatatgatgtcatcaacatagatttgcaatacaaatagatcttttccaatctttttgatgaaaagagtggtgtcaaccttgcccatggtgaaccctttagagagtagaaaatccctcaatctctcataccatgctctaggtgcttgcttcaagccatacaatgctttcttcaacttgtacacatggttgagcttcttatcatcttcaaaaccgagaggttgctcaacatatacttcttcattgatataaccattgagaaatgcactcttgacatccatttgatagagctttatgttgtgagcacaagcataggctagcaagattctaattgcttccaatctagcaaccggggcataagtttctccaaagtcaagaccttcaacttgtgtatagccttatgctaccaatcttgctttgttcctaactactatcccatcttgatcttgcttgtttctaaagacccatttggtaccaatcacattgtgtccctttggtctttccaccatttcccatacttgatttcttatgaagttgtttagctcttcatgcatagcatttacccaatcaacatccttcaatgcttcatctatcttctttggttcaatggatgacacaaaagagaagtgttcacaaaatgatgccaatcttgatcttgtttgtacacctcttgaaatatctccaatgattgtatccaaaggattaTCTCttacaatacttgttggttgaaggattagaacttgattgcttgcacttgctcgatcattggattgagatgatgtactagccatttgatcttgatcaatatcatgagagtcacttgcactagcttgatttgtatcatcttgcacattagagttggagagcacttgcacttgatcatcttcatcatcattcacttgcctaggcctcaatttaccaatatccatgttcttcatggcatttgaaagttgaatgcctctaacatcttccaagttctcattctcttcttgtgaacccttggtttcatcaaattcaacatcatgaacttcctcaagagtacccactatccaaattccaaactctatatgctttgcttgtagtggaatagccaagtaggaatccttcatcacatttcttgtcaaacttgcccaatcttgtgcctttcttcaagatatagcatttgcaaccaaagacccgaaaatatgcaatgttgggctttctaccattcaagagctcatatggtgtcttttctttcaatcggtgataatagaggcggttgctacaatagcaagccgtgttgatagcttcggcccaaaaagattgactcacattgtactcactaagcatagaccttgccatatcaatgagtgttctattctttctctcaacaaggccatttgattgaggtgtgtacttggccgagaattgatgtctaattccatattcatcacacaactcatcaattctagtgttcttaaactcactaccattgtcacttctaactctcttgatggttgtttcaaattcattgtgaatgcctttgacaaatgatttgaatgttgcaaatacatcacttttgtccactagaaagaatacccatgtgtatctagtgtaatcatccactatcacaaatccatatttgttaccaccaatgctagtgtattgtgttggcccaaacaaatccatgtgcaataactcaaatgctttactagtgctcatcatgcttttcttaggatgggtgtttccaacttgtttgccggcttgacaagaactacaaagcttatccttttcaaacacaacatctttcaagcctttaactaagtcatgcttaatcaatctatttaattatttcatttcaacatgaccaagccttctatgccataaccaacccatgctagacttagtgaacaagcatgtagacaatctagcttcactagcattgaaatcaaccaagtatagattctcatatctaaagcctttgaagatcaagttagatccatctacacttatgatttctacatcatctaccccaaatatgcatttgaatccaagatcacacaattgagccacggatagcaaattgaagttcaagctctctactagcaacacattggatatgctcaagtcattggatattgcaatcttaccaagccctttgaccttgcctttgctattgtcaccaaaagtgatactatcagagccatcattgccattggtgttgattgagttgaacattcttgcatcaccggtcatgtgttgagtgcacccactatcaagaacccaatgccttcctccggctttgtaattgacctacaaaagaaaatcaattctttttaggtacccaaacttgcttgggtccttgaaggttagtaaccaagctctttggcactcaaatggctttcttctttgagcccatccatggtttgccaatgaacttagccttcacaccatttgtacccttaacaagcatataggaagaattaagcttaatggaggatacattagcatttttgcttttgttggtgcattcatgctctctatgaccaacttgcttacaactagtacaaaaccgaccattgttcttcacaaaacttgtcttgtgaggaccaaaggccgccttgcctttcttgggggtatagcccaatccctctttgtagagagaagctctttggctacccaaggccataagcaagcggtcctcaccaccataagccttagccaaggtgtaagtgagcttagttacctccttcttgaggttctcattctcaaccactagtgaggtatcacaagtgtgaccatcactactagatgaggtagaagtggaaatgctacaagaagggttagttggaggaacaatgataggcatagatagtgatgtatcaattaaatcacaagttaaacctacatcacaagtttcaacatgcttctttttatcttgttcattaagcaaagtggaatgagctttttcaagctttttgtgagccttgccaagcttttcataggcatcctcttgcctctcatgagatgcactaagctcatcaaatgcttgcttaagggcttttagttccttacgcaagcttttgcattcctttcttgagatattaaagtgttctctagcatcttctagcatgtcaattaattcatcttttgtaggttcatcatcatcattatcactatcactatcatgctcactatcaccttcatcatcacaagtttgtaccttagtggccttagccatgaagcatgatggagagtcgaagagagaaggcttctcattgattgctatacttgcaagaaccttcttcttggtggtcttgtgatcatcactatcatcatcatcatcacttgaggaagcatcactatcccaagtgaccacatatgatccacccttcttcttcttgaagaatgttttgtccttcttctccttcttttctttcttgtccttcttcttgttcttcttgtcatcatcattatcgctattatatgggcattgagcaacaagatgatctttgcttccacacttgaagcatcatcttgactcatctttgttcttggatgaatacttctttcttcttgcacggtagcctttctttaccatgaacttgccaaacctcttgacaaagagagccatcttctcatcatcactatcatcccatgaatcatcatcctcacttgatgtttcttgctttgctttgcccttggatgatgtggccttgaatgccacgctcttcttcttgtcatccttcttttcatctttcttctccctcttttcttccttctcatcatcatctctataagcatcatcggtcatgata
This DNA window, taken from Miscanthus floridulus cultivar M001 chromosome 13, ASM1932011v1, whole genome shotgun sequence, encodes the following:
- the LOC136499635 gene encoding uncharacterized protein; this translates as MMRNNTAASLTIVVGQQEGGPPLLRESARETEVYPISSDDTSRAREVVGAEETDAVEQPAPLLDEGSSALVRVRPEPHGWDHPRVLWRSRDDPEGEPLFALEDTVEGGRWSTFEQYRELAERSLRTALSVVADELPGVAQELETRSLGKSVFLRRERGIWDQLQRQRGLLADANELLLARSAEVEDLRLRCADAKVEAATAQTQLAPLAARIKELEEELTRAVSDRDAFRSRAEEATTSSKALAGQLGAEESAHRLTKGALNEALAAAEVSQIEAVVLRGTVEGEFESPCFVFFPLCSLPNFLV